In Pieris brassicae chromosome 12, ilPieBrab1.1, whole genome shotgun sequence, the genomic window TTATTCTATCCGAAGAATTTTGATTCGAAGGTGTCGGAAATACCAATAAAATGGGACTTAAACTTTCGTATTAGCGATGATTTGGACCTATTGGGATCTATTTGGATCTATTATTTctatacagataatataaatgaataaatttctAACCGAAATCTTTCTTGGCGTTGTATTACAATAACCTGTAGATATGCATCTGAATATATCGTGTGTTCGCTGACCTCTGAAATATCAAGATGCTGAGAGGCTGGATACACGCAATAGCTTGATCACGGTTCGTTCGCGGTCCGATCACagcttcataaaatatattaaaaaactacgTGTATGATACTACAagtatatcatttatattaggtccttacatatgaaattggcgttttgtatgggaggaacaaaaagtcgaatatttgaacaatgaacaataccggcactagtccaccaaacgcttacaagtaacttttttgtggttaattttcgcttggggcaggatttggctggctggccaggatccaaccattgcgctgagcgcttccggttatcgtaaagaatccatttttcatcacaggtagtgattcggtttaaaataccttcattattgtgccggttcaataatgtaacgcagcagtcgacgcgcgtttgccgatttgcttcagtcaattcgtgagcgTGCCACaggaccgccatacacatcattcacccttcgagtcgtttccgcagcactagtgccacggcggaactcgtactcgtaactaatgcgatactttaagttttccattttgtaaaatgagtgacgcaaacaaaaaaaaaacaaatgaatgacggtcatcgaagcacaaatacatgagtaaatagctgtacaaatttgaatttggaattccttaccaaggAGGAGAGTaagaaatacgccaattttatatgtaaggacctaatataacaGTTTAGTTTCAGTTGAATCGAAATTATATACGAAGAATATTTTACCAGACCGAGACCGAACGAGGCATAATATGGATCCAGCCATTGTCGTGCAAATTTTATACACACATGTCATCCTGAAGGTCCACCAAGACGTAATGAATTACGGTAAATAAAAAGACcatattatactaatatagCAAAGCAGATTGAGAAATATGACCATACCGTTAACGAATTGTTCCTGCGATACGAATTGATGTGCAGGCACCGGAAAACCGGTGTCATCATCGAATACATTTTGCGATTCGactttctaaaaaaaacattgacatacataagttttttttcaaacgtCGTATCTTGGGCAATAATCATAGTAGAGACTTTGTCCAAAATCTAAAagtatatcatatataatgcatGACAATAACAGGtaaactttacaaaaaaaaatattacacattcTTATATACACTTCATTCATTATTACATCCACAAAGTTATTGGTTTTTACTagtaatttactaattaaaaaaactcattTGCTTATCAAGGCGGTTTAGGTACCTGATCGACGTAcacaacgtttttttttttaaattcatcaaCCTACTATCAAACATATCAAGCTGTGAATAAGTAGCGTTTATCCTGTTGCATTCGCAAAGAATTAGTAGTTTACAGGCATCTTCAATAACAACCAGGTCAATCTGGGCTCTAAACTAAGAACAAACTCCCAGACATGTCccatatatttcataaatggtactttagtattgtcttttgttaacatagcttttacatatttaaaattatgtaaataattataagtttttaataataatacatagcttcaatccgtttaaaaagtgttttcttaaatgctactttattaacaaaactattaaacCTTAGGAGGTGGAGCATTTTTCCTGGCAAGAGCATCAGCCCACATCTTTTGCAAGAGGTGTTCCATAGAGTCATCTCTGCATTCCAAAGGTAAATGGTATGGTATAattatctgaaaaatatacGTGTAATAATTTCTTAGGGGTTTCTGAAATAACTCTGTATATATCACGGTTgttgaactttaataataaccaTTTCCAACTATTTTACTTAATTCGCccgacattttttttaataaaccgaCGCACAAAGAAAAAGAATATAGGTACAGAGTATATCAAAGGACTAGACTTTACACAATATgtcatattgtttttgtttttttttttaatttagacgagttctatatttaaatatgtctactatacttatttataactaatgtaaacacgaatttattaataacacaatTCGACGTGTGTTGTTGGTGGTCGGCGATAGTCTTTAGGTATGGTTTAAACTTGTAAAGAAAACTTAATAGAttccaattattaataaaaacaggaaaatatattttaccatttttacctaaattaacaacaacaactactactactaataaGTAAAGTTTTAGTACGGAAACATACCTGAATATCGAATGGAGTTCTTCTGGTCTGGAATAAGCTATCATCAACGTAAATATAATCATTCACTATTAGATGTACTAATTCATTCCGTAGCTCGTACATACTGTAACGTAGACAAACATGCATTTTAAACAATGCATAACATGACCATGCTGAAAATCTCTTAAAATGTCGAGtgatgtaaatattgtattaactaAAGTAAAAGTTAAAGAGGTTTTAGTAATCTTTAGTGCTATACATTTGAATCGGAGTTtgacattattaatttgtataaggAGCAAACGAACAGGGTCATTCTACGTAGTCTTTAGAAGGTGTTAAACGACATACAGACTTCATCCATTAAGATGCTGTATGAAGAAATATTTCGGCTCTCGTGGTGaagaattagtttttatttttattcataaaagtgTGCCAACGCTTGGCACACTGACATAAGTACAagatcaatatatttttatgtgacaagcacttaaaatagaaatatgacGCCACACACGAAAGTGAtagtacaaatattaaacaaaaaaaatagaattacaaAAGCTAAacgaaaatcgattttaaagttTGAGGGGAGGAACTATGGATATTCATAGTTAGTTTGGGTTACAAGAGTGCTCAATCTGAATATCGTTGAGCTTCGACTAAAACGCGTCCTTCGGAAAGGAGGAACAAATGGAATGATGGAAAAAAAAGGTTGGGGAGATCAATCTGATGTTTGACCTGTTAGCTTAAATTTGATTGTCTAATAACAACATCTTAAAGTGTGCTAGCCTGGTtgaagaaatgaaaaaaatattaatctaaatGATACTAAAtcttatctatattttaagtaatgtaATCTTATTCACTCTCTCTTTCTCTCAAGTCACAAGTCAAAAGCTTGTAGTATGTAAAGGAGCATACTGGGCTATACATGGAATGGTAGGAAAAGAGCTGCAGATCTCCGAAGGATCACCAAACAAGAAGACGCAATGGCCAGAGTCAAAGGCTTAAATGGAGATGCACAGGACACCTGCTGAGAGGCCAGAGAGCAAAATGGTAAATAAAAGTCACCCAATAGACACCTCGGTACAACACCAAGCCAAGGAAAAGTAGACCATGCGCGCGGTGTGTAGATGACTTTCAAAAATCCCTCTGTGGTAGACTTGCCAGGGATATGAAGCACTGGAAGcagctggaggaggcctttgtgCCACAAAGGCAAGCTGTACAAAAGTACAGCTGTGCAACAAACCCTTCTTAAAGaactcttttatatttttgtaaactttcTCTTGTACTAGCTGAAATAAAGgctttaaaatttgaaattgaaatctTATTCTGAACATGTGGTGTTAGACAAATTAGTACTTACCGTTTCATAAAAACACTTATCAAAGGTTTTATGTAGGGCGCTCTCTGTAGATGTGTGCTATTAAGATATGCGTCATACATTTGGTTTATTAGACTGCAGTATTCAGAATACATGGTTCCATGGTTTCCATGGTTCTGGTGGTACTCTACGCTCTTTCAGGCATAGGCCCTGAGCTGCTTTTTCCTAAACAGTAATACTTTACAAAGTAATGCTTGGTATACGTGTACAGGTAAAAATGCCTTCACAACATACCTATAGATTTTCCTGTCGATGTATGTTACTCAAGAACCGTTTCGGTTGGAAATTACTTACTAAGGCGGGgtaatttaattcttttaaaaatgccGGTGAGACGGTTTCTGCATGACTTAAAGTACCGACGagttatatattgtataatggAGAATTGGTATTATTGGTTTATGCCTGAttgaataaatcataaaaaaggtaaaatttaATAGGTACCTGTAAGTCTATATCATTTTCAATCAGCGTCTGAGCGTCATGAAGAGTTGTTACCCATTTTTTATGAGCATCAAGTACTATAGGTAAGGTCGAGGGGCACTTTAAAGACATGACTAATAATTTcctttataatacaaaaattttgaTTCAACACTAGAATTTAGATCATTTCGACgaaattagttaaaatgcCAGAAACGTTTTGACATTCTtctgtcaaatatatttatggtataattttatagatttttagaGGGCAGAGTGAAGACGCGACTGATATCCTGCACACGGCACAAAAGtctaaaagaaacaaaaaatgtaatattctcAAAGCTGAATaactgttttattgttattaaccatttagtctatattttttcaagtgaatacttaaaaataatactactaGTTAATTGTGACTTTTGCAACTTAAATAAAGGaagtgttaaaaaaacaagtcATAAATccaataacatataatatcattctatttattcttaatataagtACATAGTGTATAAAATTTGACTAGATACATTACAACAAAACAATAGTAtgcaaaaaattcaaaaattcatCCCAATCACAAAATCCGTCAACATTTGCCTTGCAGTTTTTCAATTCTAATAATTGAAACATGGGTGGATTGTTTTTCGATAAAACTGTACCttttctaatttgttcaaTAGACTggtatacataattaattttaagtaaaaactttttactatTCAAGTCTTTCCACTTTTGAAAAACTAATTTACCACCAATAGGGGTAGGCACAAAttcatttttcaatataaaaggCTTAAAATCCATTGCATTTAAGAGTACATTTATATTTGCATCATGTCCCATTAAGAGTGTGACTGTTGGGTAATtttgaatgaataaattatagagGTATTTCAAAAGAGGTTTGGCAATATCTTTGGCAACATGAGTGGTGTTAAAAGTGACATTATGATAACCATAGGTCAGGGGTAAGATTTGATTCCAATCTGTCATATCACTTAATTTACCCCAAGCAATGTCATGTATTGGTAGGCCACCATAATACTCCATGAAAAATGCATCTATGGCCATGTTACACAGTTTTATTGGACCCGTTACAGATGGTTTTCTTCCTACTGTAATATTAATCAAGTTTTTTTCTGTAGCCATATcacattttttatcaattttacatAGTTCTGAAGTTTGATAATCAAGAATATTTTccataaaattgtatgaagattttaaaattaaagattcTAATACAGAATCCATTTCTTCTATTgctatatttctaaaattatctgtgttattatgtataaaggGACTAAATACTGGGTCATACTTTTTAGTGCTTTGGTGTATTGTTATCTCACAACCGGGAAAAGCTTTTGTTATAAACGCTTTAGAAGACATAAGAGTTCTCTGCATATTATTACTGTAGACATAAAATTCATCTTTTTTCGGGCAACCACTTAGCAAAAGGTCATTGCTATTCagccaatatttaaaaaatgaaccCATATAACCTTCTAAGACAAAACCTTTTTCTGTCAAATATCCAGGTTCTTCCTTCCATTTCGGCCAACTAAGAGGAGTGATTTTATCAAGGTCCTTAGACAAAGGTGTTCTTAAGTTATGTctgcttaaaattattaccttCTCTAACTGGTATTGATTCACTGGGCGgtccaaaattattaaaacaataaagagACACAATGtgaaacaaagaaaaagaCCAATACTCAAACAAAGTTTTTGACGAGCAGACATTGTGTGTACTTAATACAAAACAGAGTTGATAACTGGctgataaaaatgtaaacttaCTAAGGTCAGTGAATGTATACTTTGAATAAGGCTGTGAACCTGTGTCCTCTGACATaacatacttttaattatacatcGTAGAGTCGCTTGAATATAACCATTTACGTAGGCGACgtgacataataaatattgaatcaCAAGATAAGTTGTTACTaagcatttttaaaactaattaaattaatatttatataattttgaattttctgGTATAAAACAACAACAATATTAGCAATCGTCTGACTTCTAATTGCTGTCATAAGTCATCTGTCAATAGTCATCTGTCTACCAtgtcttatatttaaaattgacatTTGAATGTTCATATTTCTATTCATGTTAGAATCCGTAGACAATTTGTAGAGACAAATTTtagcatttaaatattattatgtaagacCAAATATACCTATTATATTAGATTAGTTTGGTTGAAAATGTGTATGCCTCCTCTGTCATGCATGCATTTGTGTAAAACATATAaagcacattttttttatgagctTTTGATAtccataatatttatgtttattaaatataatgtgatTCTTCGATAACTTTCCAAAGTACCTACTAATTTTTTtgcattacataaatataatttagtttttttaccaTAGCGTTTTATACTAGATAAAGTGCACcatttatattaggtccttacatatgaaattggcgttttgtatttgaggaacaaaaagtcgaatatttttaaatataatatatttaattaatcaaagtatgaaccattgttttctatgcacttttgccatctcataggtagtttaTTGATCCCTTtcctaaaaaaaccagtcggacgataatcaataaaatctgtgaaggcgatttggactgccccatcagagttaaattttttcccttgcaagaagttgactaaatttcgaaaaaaatggtaatctgttggagcaaggtccggggagtacggaggatgtcttagacattcgaattgaagctcttctaatttggtagccgtttgttgtgcagtgtgtggactagcgttgtcgtgaagtagcagtggcttggagcgattgaccagcctaggttgtttagccgctagcttttccatcatggtttgcaattgctgacaatagacatcagccgtaatagtctggccagatttgagaaaactgcaatgaacaataccggcactagtccaccaaacgcttacaagtaacttttttggggttaattttcgtttggggcaggatttggctggctggctaggatccaaccattgcgctgagcgcttccgaagatcgtaaagaatccatttttcatcacaggtaatgattcggttttaaataccttcattattgtgccggttcagtaatgtaacgcagcagtcgacgcgcgtttgccagTTTGTTTCAGTCAGTTcttgaggtacccacctttcaagctttttaaccttcccaatttgcttcaagtgaattaaaacagttttatcactaacacggcagcctgcagctaactcggacgtggtttactatggatccgcttccacaatagcctccaatacttcattatatacttgggtctcaggccgtccacggggcttgttctgcaggtcgaaatttccaggacgaaaacgttggaaccaaaaacgaactgcgttttcttttgcaacatgaccgccatacacatcattcacccttcgagtcgtttccgcagcattAGTGctacggcggaactcgtactcgtaaataatgcgatactttaagttttccattttgtaaaatgcgtgacgcaaacagaaaaaaaacaaatgaatgacggtcatcgaagcactaATACATgtgctgtacaaatttgaattttgtattccttaccaaagaggagaacatcgtgattaaagtggccagtacgaaatacgccaatttcatatgtaaggacctaatattataaatgcttcataaataatatgaataaaaaatcaacGCTTAGCATAACCTATACCCTAAAACACAacagtcttttgttaaaattacgAGTTTATTACCACGGtttcaaaatgtattacttTTAAAGTATATGGTTTTTGTCTgcatatttcatatttgtaaggtgtaaaatatgtatttttttttctttatttatcttgaaatattttaatatgaaattcgTTCACATTTATGatatgttcaataaaaatagaaaactcATGATATTAATGGCCTTCTATACAAAAACCTTCTGAAGTCGGCTAAGAATGAAATGACGTCACGTAATTTCATCTGAACGCCAGCAAATGCAATTATTACTAGAGTCTGTCTCGAATTGAATTACGAGACGGAAAATACTAGGATGCGTGTGGCTCGTACGGGCAGAAAAATAGGGTTTAATGTggtagtaattaaataaagagatgataacattttttattaatctagtCACAATCATAGCTTCAAGCGTTATATATAACCTACAAATCTTTGATTTATAAAAGCAAGATTCTTAATACTTTGTAATTTAGACTttgagtaaaataatttagagcGGCATTAAGGGCTACTATTGGGTGTCAAgtcgtattattattatcgaagATAATAGTCACTTTTGACTTGCcaactggtagtaaatataaatttagaatcaattaaacatctgttcataagtgtacttgggtacctatatgaataaaattattttgagtttgaatttgaataaatatcgAAAAAGgccaaactatttttttaaaattgtcagTTTAATAATACGAACGTAATTCGTAATACGTTTAtatattacgaattttataactataacCCCTTGTGTCTAGAGGGCTATGTCGGATTAGGGGCTTGAGATAAAATCACTTTTTGACAGGCGTACTAAGGCCAAATGAATGTGTATGGAAATGGTTGCGTGATCAACGGGAGTACTGAGAGACTCGCTGGACCCTAACTACtcatagttaatttataaataatgacaaaCTAGCTTTTGCTTTCAACCGATCCCATCCAGAAGTATTTAACttactttaacttttttatatgaatgatttataaatataattaaattaggcTGTGTTACAATATACCTTTTTATATAGGCAGAGTTTGACCTTCTTTTGTCCCACTTCCATCACCTAACGTACCTATTGGATTGCGTATACGAAAATCGCGGCATCTAGTGGATCATAGATTAAAGTACAACAAGACGCCATAGAACTACAggctataattttaaaaagttttgaatttaaagaCGCAAACTATTATGCCGGAGCGTTAAGGCGCCATctatatcattttttatttgcactcctcaataatttttagtcttctaagaatattatattctgctgtgtttatgttttaatttattataacacttacaataataaataagatgtTCTCCTTAGATATGTAAcagaaataatatagaatgCACATTGCACAAAACATGTGCCTGTCATGTGTTTCAGATCCTAGCCCAGCCCTGATGTTTCAGCTCACGAATAGAATTCTGCACCATAACTGGAAATATTTGTGACAGGTTTAGGAAGACAGAGATTAATGTAagttgttttagtttttaagaagACAAAATTGGTTGTAGTTTAAGGTGTGTAAATtagtttatacaaatatttgtttgtttaaatatatgaacattatatacaaaataggtgtgataacaaataaaatttgctagtagacaatttatatttaatttattaagaaaagatacatatatgaaAGCCTAATTAGTCAGTATTTCTGTATTATGGCGTGTGTTATACTAATAAGGTGGGTTATTTTTAAGATTCTTTTGAATGGGGTagataactaataaatttatctcATACGAGATGCATGAAGTATTAGAGAAAATTCTGTATTGGACAATAAAATTCAGAGACAGGGAAGATCTCATTAGGCCGGCGTAATGGAATGACAGACAAACAGATTTACGTCCCTACATAATAGATTGGATTTACgcattttaactttattgtaagtcattttattacatatgttCTGACGCTTAACTATCAATTTGAACTGAGACCTTAATACGAGTAATGGAACAGGTTTCGTAATAGAAAAGTAATGATAGGTT contains:
- the LOC123717402 gene encoding glucose-1-phosphatase-like: MSARQKLCLSIGLFLCFTLCLFIVLIILDRPVNQYQLEKVIILSRHNLRTPLSKDLDKITPLSWPKWKEEPGYLTEKGFVLEGYMGSFFKYWLNSNDLLLSGCPKKDEFYVYSNNMQRTLMSSKAFITKAFPGCEITIHQSTKKYDPVFSPFIHNNTDNFRNIAIEEMDSVLESLILKSSYNFMENILDYQTSELCKIDKKCDMATEKNLINITVGRKPSVTGPIKLCNMAIDAFFMEYYGGLPIHDIAWGKLSDMTDWNQILPLTYGYHNVTFNTTHVAKDIAKPLLKYLYNLFIQNYPTVTLLMGHDANINVLLNAMDFKPFILKNEFVPTPIGGKLVFQKWKDLNSKKFLLKINYVYQSIEQIRKGTVLSKNNPPMFQLLELKNCKANVDGFCDWDEFLNFLHTIVLL